One region of Tachysurus fulvidraco isolate hzauxx_2018 chromosome 9, HZAU_PFXX_2.0, whole genome shotgun sequence genomic DNA includes:
- the LOC113658636 gene encoding tripartite motif-containing protein 16-like — MAETSLSVDQDQFTCSVCLELLKDPVTLSCGHSFCKVCINGCWNQEDQKDVYICPQCRDTFTPRPVLRRNNILAEVVEKLKKKIEVQAASPDHCYAGPGDVECEFCTGRKHKAIKSCLMCVASFCETHLKPHYKVPGLKKHKLVEASVNLQDKICSEHDEVLEIFCRSDQSFICYMCMMDKHRGHDTVTAADERTEKQNELQEEQLKFQQRLQEKQKKVQELKQAVNTIKHSAKIAVVDNEIIFNELISSMEKKRSEVTNMIRAQEKAELSRAERLLEQLEQEIDDLQRRVTEMEKLSHTHDHIHFLQEIKALVSGHQSLPYNRPDFQSDLCEDSSSITVNQHLSFQRVRKSLSDLKKRLEEICQEEFIKIPEHVEDFRILPLEPNSRDEFLKYFCDLTLDPKTVNYHLILSEENRAVSCSVRRQRYSEHPERFDCCSQVLSKESVYGRCYWEVEWSSQRYVLISVSYKDISRKGQGIECWFGHNKQSWSLECSPSSLYFYHNNIKTDLRLPSSPRIGVYVDHSAGTLSFYSVSDTMKLLHRVHTTFTQPLYAGFWLYWDVLNESESTVRLCDRKK; from the exons ATGGCTGAGACAAGTCTTTCAGTAGATCAGGATCAGTTCACCTGTTCAGTGTGTCTGGAACTCCTGAAGGATCCGGTGACTCTCTCttgtggtcacagtttctgtaaggtgtgtattaatggctGCTGGAATCAGGAGGATCAGAAGGACGTCTACATCTGTCCTCAGTGCagagacactttcacaccaaggcctgttctacgcAGAAACAACATcctggctgaagtggtggagaaactgaagaagaagattgaagttcaagctgcttctcctgatcactgttacgctggacctggagatgtggagtgtgagtTCTGCAccgggagaaaacacaaagccatcaagtcctgtctgatgtgtgtggCTTCGTTTTGTGAAACTCATCTCAAACCTCACTATAAAGTTCCTGGATTAAAAAAGCACAAGTTAGTCGAAGCTTCTGTAAATCTACAAGAcaagatctgctctgaacacgATGAAGTACTGGAGATCTTCTGTCGTTCTGACCAAAGCTTCATCTGTTATATGTGTATGATGGATAAACACAGAGGTCATGACACAGTCACAGCTGCGGATgaaagaactgaaaaacag AATGAGCTACAGGAGGAGCAGCTGAAATTCCAGCAGAGactccaggagaagcagaagaaggtgcaggagctgaaacaggctgtgaacactataaag CACAGTGCAAAGATAGCAGTGGTGGACAATGAGATCATCTTCAATGAGCTGATcagctccatggagaaaaagcgctcaGAGGTGACAAAcatgatcagagctcaggagaaggctgaactgagtcgagctgaacgactcctggagcaactggagcaggagattgatgatcttcagaggagagtcactgagatggagaagctttcacacacacatgatcacatccatttcctccaggAAATAAAG GCTTTAGTCTCTGGTCATCAATCTCTTCCATACAATAGACCAGATTttcagtctgatctctgtgaggATTCGTCCAGCATCACTGTAaatcaacatctctcatttcagagagtgaggaaatctctctctgatCTGAAAAAGAGActtgaggaaatctgccaggAGGAATTCATCAAAATCCCTGAACATG TTGAGGACTTTCGGATTTTACCCTTAGAGCCGAACAGCAGAGACGAATTTCTAAAAT ATTTCTGTGATCTGACTCTGGATCCCAAAACAGTAAATTATCACCTCATTCTGTCCGAGGAGAACAGAGCGGTTTCATGTAGTGTGAGAAGGCAGCGATACTCTGaacatccagagagatttgactgcTGCAGTCAGGTTCTGAGTAAGGAGAGTGTGTatggacgctgttactgggaggtggagtggagcaGTCAGAGATACGTGTTAATATCAGTCTCATATAAAGATatcagcaggaaaggtcagggtattgagtgctggtttggacACAACAAACAGTCCTGGAGTCTGGAATgttctccttcttctctgtATTTCTATCACAACAACATTAAGACTGATCTCAGACTTCCATCATCccccagaataggagtgtatgtggatcacagtgcaggaactctgtctttctacagcgtctctgacaccatgaagctcctccacagagtccacaccacattcactcagcctctatacgctggGTTCTGGCTCTACTGGGATGTTTTGAATGAATCAGAATCAACTGTGAGGTTGTgtgatagaaaaaaataa